Proteins from a single region of Pithys albifrons albifrons isolate INPA30051 chromosome 10, PitAlb_v1, whole genome shotgun sequence:
- the MYOC gene encoding myocilin, with product MLRLCLLLWGSLALRGRADPAFLRRAPDSAGLCTYSFTVAGPAEACPEAAAGVPELRAELAALAARLNRLESRERAMGGSGPREPQQVASPARLEAAYGELLRARARLEEEKGRLEREKEELGRRLESSAQEITRLRARCAPGKAPRWEPQPLTFQELQSERTEVPVSRLLEETALGRPGGAHSGCGELVWVGEPVVFGRADSIAGKYGVWMKDPEPVPPFTRDTTWRVDAVGTEVRQLFQYEEAEQLARGYPAKVHILPRPLESTGAVVYRGGLFFQPRNSRSVARYDLRGETVTAEREIPGAGYHGQYPYSWGGYTDIDLAVDEMGLWVIYSTESARGAIVLSKLDPETLEIRRTWETNIRKRGVANSFLICGTLYTVSSYSAPNATINFAYDTTTGASRALSIPFENRFRYLSMLDYNPSERQLFAWDSFNMVTYPVRLSQA from the exons ATGCTGcggctgtgcctgctgctctgggggtccctggccCTGCGCGGCCGGGCCGACCCCGCGTTCCTGCGCCGCGCCCCCGACAGCGCCGGGCTCTGCACCTACTCCTTCACGGTGGCCGGCCCCGCCGAGGCCTGCCCCGAGGCTGCCGCCGGCGTGCCCGAGCTGCGCGCTGAGCTGGCCGCGCTCGCCGCCCGGCTGAACCGGCTGGAGAGCCGGGAGCGGGCGATGGGCGGCTCGGGGCCGCGGGAGCCCCAGCAAGTGGCCTCGCCCGCCCGGCTGGAGGCCGCGTACGGGGAGCTGCTGCGGGCCAGGGCCCGGctagaggaggagaaggggcgGCTGGAGCGGGAgaaggaggagctgggcaggcgGCTGGAGAGCAGCGCGCAGGAGATCACCCGGCTGCGGGCGCGCTGTGCCCCCGGCAAGG CGCCCCGCTGGGAACCGCAGCCCCTCaccttccaggagctgcagtcGGAGCGCACGGAGGTTCCCGTGTCCCGCCTGCTGGAGGAGACGGCGCTCGGCCGCCCGGGGGGCGCGCACTCAG GCTGCGGCGAGCTCGTGTGGGTGGGGGAGCCCGTCGTCTTCGGCCGGGCGGACTCCATCGCCGGCAAGTACGGCGTGTGGATGAAGGACCCCGAGCCCGTGCCCCCCTTCACGCGGGACACCACGTGGCGCGTGGACGCGGTGGGCACGGAGGTGCGGCAGCTCTTCCAGTACGAGGAGGCCGAGCAGCTGGCCAGGGGCTACCCCGCCAAGGTGCACATCCTGCCGCGGCCCCTGGAGAGCACGGGGGCCGTCGTCTACCGCGGCGGGCTCTTCTTTCAGCCCCGCAATTCCCGCTCCGTGGCCCGCTACGACCTGCGGGGAGAGACCGTGACGGCCGAGAGGGAGATCCCCGGCGCCGGCTACCACGGACAGTACCCCTACTCCTGGGGGGGCTACACCGACATCGACCTGGCGGTGGATGAGATGGGGCTCTGGGTCATCTACAGCACCGAGAGTGCCCGGGGGGCCATCGTCCTCTCCAAGCTGGACCCCGAGACACTGGAGATCCGTCGGACCTGGGAGACCAACATCCGCAAGCGGGGGGTGGCTAACTCCTTCCTCATCTGTGGCACTCTCTACACCGTCAGCAGCTACTCGGCCCCCAACGCCACCATCAACTTCGCCTACGACACGACCACGGGCGCCAGCCGGGCCCTCAGCATCCCCTTCGAGAACCGCTTCCGCTACCTCAGCATGCTGGACTACAACCCCTCCGAGCGGCAGCTCTTCGCCTGGGACAGCTTCAACATGGTCACCTACCCCGTGCGCCTGTCCCAGGCCTGA